The sequence below is a genomic window from Mycobacteriales bacterium.
CCATCGGTCATCGCCTCGGCAAGCCGGGCGTCGACCATCTCGAGGATCGGGACGCGTGGCTCGTCCCGCTGGTCGAGTAGCTGGTCGAACAACGCTCGACCCACGGCTTCCTCGTCGGGCGAGAAGAACCGGATGGGGGGCGGCGGAGCGAGCCGGGAGAGTACGACGCCGGCCGTGGTCGCATCCCACCGCTCGACTTCGCCCAGCACGTCGTATCCGGGAAAGCGCGAGTCCTCGGTGCCGGGAGTGCTGGCCGTGCTCTCCGCCGGACGGCGCAGGATGCCGCGGCGCACTACTCGCCCTCGCGGCGAAGAATGGCCGCCAGCAGACCCATCCCGCCGACCATGGTCATCAGCAGCGGCGCGAGCAGTGGCGGTCCCATCTCGACGTTGTACTTGCCGAGCGACCAACCGCCCGGCCGCTGCGAAATCCCGCGCATGTGCAGGTAGGTCCCCTGCAACCCGTTGGCGACGATCGTGGCCGACACGAGCGGCAGGAACGTCTTTGCCGCGCGCTTGCTGAAAACGCCGGCTACCCCGGCCGCGAACCCGACCGGTCCCATGGCGACCGGCACCCACATCATGTTGTTGCCAAAGCTGGCCCGGTCGTGCTCGAGATAGATCTCGGCTGACGTGATGACCGAACCGACGGCGGTCAACGCCGACAGCGATCGCTCGAACCGCCCGGTCTCGACGTTGCGGACCAGACGGTCGATGCCGTGCACGGCGGCTGTGGTTGCCGAGGCCATCGGATCGGCTCCTTGTGGGTTCCGCTTCGCGCGCCGCGCTGATCGCGACGTTGTCGAAGTGGGGGTACCCAGGCGCTCGGCCGCCCATGCCAGGAACCCCTTCTTGAACGAGTAGCCGATGACCGGTGCCCTCTCCCTGCCTACTTCCGCACCTGCTTTCCCGGCCCGAACCCGTCGGCAAGCACTGATCGCCGCCCGAGGGGGTATGGACCGGGGAAGACCCACACGTGGAAGGAGCAGCCGATGCCGAGAGCCTGGTCGGACAAGCGGGAGCGCCAGTACGAGCACATCAAGGAAGGGCTCGAGCAGCGCGGGCGCGACGAGGACACCGCCGAGGAGATCGCGGCGCGAACCGTCAACAAGGAGCGAGCTCGAAACGGTGAGTCGCGACAGGCCAGCCGAACGTCGACGGAGGACATCTCCTCAGGGCGCCGCGGCGGGTTGCGTTCCCACCGCGGATCGGGTGGGCGCACCAAGGACCAGCTGTACGCCGAAGCACGCAGCAAGAACGTCAAGGGCCGCTCGTCGATGACCAAGGACGAGCTCGAACGGGCGGTCGGGCGCTAGTCCCGGGGGCAGGGCTCGCGCGGATCGGAAGAACGGAGCCAGCAATGTCGACCCTGACGGCGGCACGACGAGGGGCGGGCGGCGGATCATCGCGAGCGCATGGCTCCGGCCAGCTGCACCGCGATGTCGGCCTGCTCGGTCTGACCTTCATCTCGCTCGGCTCCATCATCGGCTCCGGCTGGTTGCTCGGCGCGCTCACCGCCGCCCAGACCGCCGGACCCGCGTCACTGATCTCGTGGGTGCTCGCCGGCTTCGTGCTCGCGTTGCTCGCTCTCGTGCACGCCGAGCTCGGTGCGGCGTACCCGGTGTCTGGAGGGACCGCACGCTTCCCGCACTACGCGTTCGGTTCGCTCGCCGGCTACACGTGCGGGTGGATGAGCTGGGTGGGATCGGCGCTGCTCGCGCCGGTCGAGGTCGAGGCGGCGCTCACCTACGCGGACGGGCGGTTGTCCTTCCTGCCCGCGCTGACGCACACGTCGGCGAGCAGTGCGACGCCGACGCTGACCGGGTGGGGCATTCTCATCGCGACCGGGCTGATGGTGGTGTTCACCGCGATCAATCTCTTCGGGGTCAAATGGCTGGCCGGCTCGAACAACGCCACGGTCGTCTGGAAGCTCGCGATTCCGCTCCTGACGATCATCGCGCTGCTGGTCGTCGCCCACCATGGCAGCAACTTCGACGCCGGCGGCAAGTTCGCGCCGTTCGGCGCCCACGGGGTGCTCGCCGCGCTGCCGCTCGGGGTGGTCTTCGCGCTGCAAGGTTTCGAGCAGGCGCTGCAGATCGGCGGCGAGGCCCGCAACCCGCAGCGTGACCTGTGGCGAGCGGTCGTGTTGTCGATGCTGATCGGCACGGTGGTCTACCTGGCGCTGGAAGTCGCGTTCATCGGTTCGCTGAACCCCAGCCACCTCATCCACGGCTGGGCGACCCCGCTGGGCCACGTCAAGAGCACTGCGCCGTACGCGACGATCGCTTCGGCCCTCGGCCTCGGCTGGCTGGCATCGATCCTCTACATCGACGCCTTCATCTCCCCCTCCGGCACCGCACTCGTCTACAACGGGACGTCGTCGCGACTCGGGTACGCGCTCGGCCACAACCGCTACGTGCCGCCCGCGATGGCCGCGGTCAGCAGCCGCGGTGTTCCATGGATCGCCGTCATCGTGTCATTCGTCGTCGGCGAAGCCGCACTTCTGCCGTTCCCCAGCTGGGCGTCGCTGGTCAGCGTGATCACGTCCGCGTCCGCGTTGATGTACGCGTTCGCACCGGTCTCGCTGCTGTCGCTGCGCAGCCAGGACCCGGACCGCGACCGCCCGTACCGGATGCCCGCTGCGAACGTGCTCTGCCCGTTGTCGTTCATCTCGGCCAACCTGATCATCTACTGGACCGGTTGGTCGACGCTGTGGAAGCTGTACGTCGTCCTCGGTGTCGGTGCGGTGATCTTCGCGGCCAACTATTTCTTGAGCACGGCCGACCGGCGACCGGACGTGTCGAACTGGCGGTCGGCCGCGTGGATCGCTCCCTGGCTGGCCGGCATGGCCGTCCTGT
It includes:
- a CDS encoding APC family permease; the encoded protein is MSTLTAARRGAGGGSSRAHGSGQLHRDVGLLGLTFISLGSIIGSGWLLGALTAAQTAGPASLISWVLAGFVLALLALVHAELGAAYPVSGGTARFPHYAFGSLAGYTCGWMSWVGSALLAPVEVEAALTYADGRLSFLPALTHTSASSATPTLTGWGILIATGLMVVFTAINLFGVKWLAGSNNATVVWKLAIPLLTIIALLVVAHHGSNFDAGGKFAPFGAHGVLAALPLGVVFALQGFEQALQIGGEARNPQRDLWRAVVLSMLIGTVVYLALEVAFIGSLNPSHLIHGWATPLGHVKSTAPYATIASALGLGWLASILYIDAFISPSGTALVYNGTSSRLGYALGHNRYVPPAMAAVSSRGVPWIAVIVSFVVGEAALLPFPSWASLVSVITSASALMYAFAPVSLLSLRSQDPDRDRPYRMPAANVLCPLSFISANLIIYWTGWSTLWKLYVVLGVGAVIFAANYFLSTADRRPDVSNWRSAAWIAPWLAGMAVLSKLGQFKGGDRMLPFWYDIGVVAVFSLAVFALAVRLARSPEAARRTIRRDIGDTDAVLDGG
- a CDS encoding plasmid stabilization protein — protein: MPRAWSDKRERQYEHIKEGLEQRGRDEDTAEEIAARTVNKERARNGESRQASRTSTEDISSGRRGGLRSHRGSGGRTKDQLYAEARSKNVKGRSSMTKDELERAVGR